A genome region from Methanobacterium spitsbergense includes the following:
- a CDS encoding nuclear transport factor 2 family protein, which produces MASISNKKRAIAFIISFETGNRQIIENWVSEDYTPHYPDVRDGKDALLDYFDTLQKIDIIIDIRRAIEDGDYVTVHSEYSGPLVVFDVFKFEDGKIVEHWATGQESVQKTVNGHSMIDGPTEIYDLDKTSENKALIKEWEDVLINRDYGKIKNFFDDDNYVQHNPLFKDGLSGRRKGHIELGKQGMDMELNKNHLIIGEGNFVLSVNEGNWRGEHVFIF; this is translated from the coding sequence ATGGCTTCAATATCTAATAAAAAAAGGGCAATTGCATTTATAATAAGTTTTGAAACAGGGAATAGGCAGATCATCGAAAACTGGGTTTCTGAAGATTATACACCCCATTATCCTGATGTTAGAGATGGTAAAGATGCACTTTTAGATTATTTTGATACTCTACAAAAAATTGATATCATCATTGATATTAGAAGGGCAATTGAAGATGGTGATTATGTTACTGTACACAGTGAATACTCAGGGCCATTGGTAGTATTTGATGTATTCAAATTTGAAGATGGGAAAATAGTTGAACATTGGGCAACTGGACAGGAAAGTGTACAAAAAACAGTGAATGGTCACAGTATGATAGATGGACCAACAGAAATATATGATCTGGATAAAACTAGTGAAAATAAGGCATTGATTAAAGAATGGGAAGATGTGCTTATTAACAGGGATTATGGTAAGATTAAGAATTTCTTTGATGATGATAATTATGTACAGCATAATCCATTGTTTAAAGATGGGCTTTCAGGACGCCGTAAAGGCCATATAGAACTGGGTAAACAGGGCATGGATATGGAACTAAATAAAAATCATCTGATTATAGGTGAAGGAAACTTTGTATTATCTGTAAATGAAGGAAACTGGAGAGGAGAACATGTTTTCATTTTTTGA
- a CDS encoding ester cyclase codes for MFSFFDLFRIENGKFAEHWDVIEPIKTQGEWKNQNGKF; via the coding sequence ATGTTTTCATTTTTTGACCTTTTCCGAATAGAAAATGGGAAATTTGCAGAGCATTGGGATGTAATCGAACCTATTAAAACTCAAGGAGAATGGAAAAATCAGAATGGTAAATTTTAA